The genome window GGTTTGCTAGATTCATGTGTCCTGATttagattcaggttatgcatttttggcaggaatactAAAGAAGTGATGTGTCTTTCTCAGAGATCCTATTGAGAATTCCGTATTTATTTGTACCTATAATAGCAATAATTTTGATTGCTTAATTAAGGTGGTAAATGCcatatttctcttttgtaaagtTATTTTCCCAATTGTAATTAATAAGTATCTCATGGGAAGATGttttaagattaattaaataTTCCTTTATAACCCTTTCACCCACCTAATTTTAGCATTCATGGGTGATTCTTGCCTAACACAAGTATTACTGTGCTGGCTACCAAGTGGTGATTTTTCTTATGTATTAAGTGATATTTTACTTTGAAgaattttcccttctctttgtttatatatttacatatttatatcaatatggatCCATggacttattttattattttggtaataACCTACTACCATTATTTATTTGGATGCTCTATTCCAGATTTGGCCAGTGTTAAGCTGGCTGCAGTATCCTTTTGACAAGACCCCATCATTAAATTTTTGACGTCTGTTCTGTGACCTGTCCCTTGGTCTACACTGTATATTCCCTGCACACTTGAAAACATGTACATTCTGCCATAGTTGGGTGGAGTGCTCCATAGAGGTGTGTTAGGTCAAGGATTATAGTGTTCAAACTATTTCCTTGTTGTTATGGGCTGATTGTATCCTTGCATGAGAGATGTTGGGATCCCAACCCACACACCCCAGGATGGGACCTTATTTAGAGATAGAGTCTATGGAGATAATCACGTTTAAGTGAGGTTATTGGGATGGGCCGTAAGCCtgtatgactggtatccttacaAAAATTTCacggcacctgagtggctcagtcagtgaagcatctgtcttcagcttgagtcatgatctcggggtcctgggatcaagcctcatgttgagctccctgctcattggggactctgcttctccttctcacttgGCCCCTAACAACTTGTATATGCccactccctcaaataaataaaatctttaatgaaagGGCAGGGGAAATTGGACACAAatatagacacacagtgagagaaaaTGTGGAGACAAAGGGATGAACATCTACAAGTCAAAGAGAGTGAGCGACCTGAGAGAGAACCAAGTCTGCTGGTGCCGTGAtgtcagacttctggcctctgcAACTGTAATACAGTAAGCAGCTGTTATTTAAAACACTAATTTTGGAGTACTTTGTAATGGCAGCCTAGCAAACGAATAAGGATTTCTGTACTGGAAAATAGGGTGCTGCTGTAGCAAATACCTAAAAGTGTGGAAGAGGGTTTGGATGTGGTAGAGGATGGGAGTTTTGAGGCACCTGATATGAAAGCCTGGCTTGCCCTGAAGatactgttggtagaaatgcttCAGAGGTACTTCTGATGAGGTGTCAGAGAGAAGTGAACAACAGGTTATTGAAAACTGGAGGAAAACATGATTTTTGCAATAAAGTGACAGAAAACTTGGCTAAACTgtgttttattgtaaaaaaaactTATAATGAACTGGAATGTTCAGCTGAACAGATTTCAAGCAGTGCTGAAGGCATGGCCTGACTTCTTGCTGCTAACAGTACAATATATGAGAGGGCAGAGAgataaactgaaaaatgaattgtTAAGTATAAAGGAACTAGATTTTGAAAACTTGGAAGACTCTCAGATTATCCATATTACAAAAAGTGAAAAAGCATGCTCTGGACAGAAAAAGAGATTAGGTGTCAACCATCTCGGCAGAAATGCTACCAACTTGGACTGGAGGGGACAGACAAGTCTTTGGATGTCCAGGATTCTACAGGCAGGAAATAGGCCAGCAGAACTCAGATGTGCATACAGGCCAACcctaaagagaaaggaagaatgaaccCGAGGGTAGAGCCACCTCCTTGGTCTCAGAGGGTTAAGCCATCTTTCAATTTCAGAGATTTGTCTACCATCCAGGATGAGGGGCAGGGCCACCCCCCAGTGGGCTCATAGTCAGAGCATTTGGCCAAGGCCTTATTAAACTCTAATGGAATTTGCCCTTAGGTTTTGACTTGCTTGAGACTCACAACCCTTTGTCCTGATTTCTCCCTTTTGGGATGGGAGAGTCTACTTTATGCCTGTCTGATCATTCTATTTTGGAAGCAGGTAACCTGTCTGGTTTCACACATTCCCAAATGGAGAGGAATATTGCCCCAGGATGAAGCATACCCATCTCATACACCTATGATTTAGATGATATTTTGGGATTTTGGAACTGATGCTTGGAAGAATGAAGCCTTCTGGGCTTGTTGGGCTGGGGTGAGTGTATTTTGCATGTGAAAGGACATGGATGGGAGTGCAAGGGGGCAAACTTAGATGTTTAATTACACCTGTTCAAAAAGGATGTATTGGATTCTAGCCCCCAGCACCTCAGGCTGTGAAGTTAGTTAGGAATAGGATCTTTACAGAGATAATCAAGTGAAAATGAGATAATTAGGGTGAGACCTCACCCAATAAATGGGATCCTTCTAAGAAATTTGGGCACAGAGTTGGTAGTAATGAGCCCCGAGGTGTTGGCAGAATGAGCTGCCTCCTGTAAGGCGTGGTCCACTTTTTCAGAGAGGGTAAGGGGCTCCACATTAGGGTGTGGCACATTTCCTGGGCAACAGCAGGACCACAACTCTGTCATTGTAGTTAGTGCAAAAGCCACTAGACAATACACAATGTCCccctatgttccaataaaacttgatTGGCGGATGCTAAAATTTGAAgttcaaataatatatatattttaaaaacctttggatttttttaaagatttttattttttatttttttaaattcatgagagacagagagagagagagagagagagagaggcagaggaagaggaagagaggcagagggagagaagcaggagccatgaagggagctcgacgtgggactggaccccgggtttccaggatcaggccctgggctgaaggtgacactaaaccgctgagccacctgggctgctctcaaATAATATTCTCAATTGGTGAGGTAGTTTTGATCTTTTTGcaaccatttaaaaacataaagactTCTTGGCTTCTGTCCATACAAATAAGTTGTATTTGACCTGAGAGCTGGCAACACCTAAGCtacatgtggttttttttttttaagattttatttatttattcatgatagagagagagagagagagagaggcagagacacaggcagagggagaagcaggctccatgcagggagcctgacgcggaactcaatcctgggactccaggatcgccctgggccaaaggcaggcactaaaccgctgcgccacccagggatcccctaagctaCGTGTTTCTGAGTGAAGAGCATCCAGCAGTTTCTCAGGTGTCTGCCCAGTTGAGTTCGGACTTCTGTCAGATCTCCCCACATGAACTGTCAACAAACTACTTTTTCTAGATCAATATATGTTCATATAAAGGATTAGCAAGCATGTGAAGTAGATGTGAATTTAGCAATGTCACAGTTAATGCTTTTCCTTGGGATGAGATTTCAGAGCCTCACATCTGTCATTGTTGGGTTTAAGAGTGAACAGAAGTAGCCATCCCATCTCCTATGTCAGATTTACTCATAAATTAAAaacccgggcagccccggtggcgcagcggtttagcgccgcctgcagcccggggcgtgatctggagaccctggatcgagtcccaagtcgggctccctgcatggggcctgcttctccctctgcctgtgtctctgcctctctctctctctctctctgcatctctatgaataaataaataaaatccttaaaaaaaactttaaaacaaacaaacaaacccttcCATGGCAGTAGCCTTTGGTGTTCCCAGAATCTTATCATCAGGGGTCACAAGGTTCTTGGTATACACAAGCAATAATGCTACTTCATACTATGGGCTGAAGTTTCCATGTTGGAATGTGACATGAATCTGATTTTCTTCTTGCCTCGGGAATAAAGCCTCTTTTGTTACTTATCTGCTACTCCCCAGCAGCAATTTATCAGTTAAAGACCCTTCAGTAATAGGAGATAGAAATTCACTCTCCTAAGCTTtagcaggaaacaaaagaaaccaaaaaacccaTTTTTATTGAAGAGAGGAAGGACACAGGGCAGAAAACCAGGTTCAAAGAGGGATGGCACCCAGTTATTCTGGGAAACCAATACAGCAGGAGCGAATTGATGGTCCTCAATTCTGGGCAAGAGTGAGTGAGTGCCACAGATACCTCTGGTTCATACTACACCCAAAGACTCAGAATCCAGGAAAGAGGCTACCATGACCTGGAAGTGGGCATAATGCTCACCTGTGGCTGGTAGAACAGGTGCCCTGAAAGACACCAACCCAGAGATGCACATATCAGAGAGGTGCTCCTCCAGAGAAAACCAGAGTGCTCTTACTCATCAGTGAAGAACAGACTCTGAACTGCTAAAATATAATCCACATTCATTTCGATTTCTCTCACACAGCAGCCCTCTGATAAATGTCAAACCCACTACATAGACTGCTAAATAAGTAAACTCATTTTGGGAATAGTATCTTTCCCGTTATTAAAAGCCACATTACTTTGGTTGCtaagaaataaagagacaaaacTGATACTTAGCATTTAATATGGAGAATATTAGGAAATGTTATTCCACAAACTACCAAATATATGTGTAAcaagttacattaaaaaataaaatactgaaatttttaaaaatgttattcagtTACTCAGGAAAGTCACACTAAATATGTTTGAGAACCTTGAGAATATGTTTCTTGCTGTTTTCCTGACTGctgctttatttacattttaaaataaaacacaactttATACTCCATCATGAAAAAAATCTACCATTTAAAGTTGAGGTTTTCTTCACTCTAAAACATAGTTTCAAATCTGGAATGTGACTCTCCACACATAACACATTTCATATGGGAAAATGCTTTCCTGATTTATTAAATTTGGAAAGCTTTAGATATGAATTCTCCAGATTTTACCTTTATAATGATGCTACCTCATTTCATAGTTACTGCTCCTCATTCCCTCAGGTCTCGTCCACAGAGACTCATAGGACTTATTTCTGAAAGCTTTTGCCCCTTCATTCCATATAGGACGGTCTCTAACTCTGTTTTTAGGACTTCCTGCTTGTGCATCCCATCTATATCATCACCTAAAGTCTCCTGAGGATCCATGTCGGTGAGAAAGTTCTTAACATCTACTTCCTTCTAATGTTTCACTTGTGAGTTTTTCGATGTATACGAAGCCCTGAATTCCAACAgaaagatttcccacattcagAGCATTTCCatggtttttctccagtgtgaactctctGATGCTCACTGAGGGACGACTTCTGAGtgaaggcctttccacattcACCACACTTAAAAGGTTTCTCTCCTGAGTGAGTTTTCTGGTGTATCTGAAGTGACGCCTTCCTGGGATAGGCTTTCTCACATTCGCTGCATTCATATGGCTTCTCTGTTGAGTGAGTTCTCTGGTGTATGATGAGCTGGGATTTCCCACAAAAGGCTCTCTCACAGAAACTACATTCATAGGGTCTTTCTCCTGTGTGCGTTCTCCTATGTATCACAAGGTATGATTTGCTGCTGAAAGCCTTCCCACACTCAGTGCACCCATAGGGCTTCTCACCTGCATGTGCTCTCAGATGTGCGGTAAGTTGTTCCTTCCTAccaaaggctttcccacattcactgcactgATAAGGATTATTTCCCGTGTGGATTCCCTGGTGAACAACAAGTTGTGTCTTCATGTTGAAGGCTTTCCCACAATCGCTGCACTGATAGGGTTTCTCCCCTGTGTGCATTCTGATGTGAACCAGGAGGTATGACTTACTCCTaaaagctttcccacattcactgcatttaTGAGGCTTCACTCCTGTGTGAGTCCTCTGGTGTACAACAAATGGTGACTTCAAactaaaggctttcccacactcaCCACATTCATAAGGTTTCACTCCTGTGTGGCTTCTCTGGTGTAAGATAAGCTGTGACTTCCAGCTgtaggctttcccacattcactgcagccATAAGGTTTCCCTCCTGTGTGAATTTCCTGATGGACGATGAGCTGTGACCTGAAGGAGAATACCTTCCCACAGTCACTACAGGAGTAGGGCTTTTCTCCTGTGTGGACTCTCTGATGAGCGTTAAGGTTTGACTTGGCACTAAACGCCCTTTCACACTTGGTGCATTCGTAAGGTCTCTCTCCCGTGTGAATTCTGAGATGGACAATCAGCTGTGATTTACAACGAAAagcttttccacattcattacacACACAGTTCTTTTCTATACTGTGAGCTCTTTGATGCTTAAGAAAATAGGATTCTTCATATCCATGGAATTTATCAGGATTTTTTCTCAGACAGCTTTTGGTTGAACCTGAGTTTTGTGTCAGACTTTTTCCATGTGTGTTGTACTTATGGATTCTTTGTCTTGAAGAAACATGGATTCTGCTCAGATGACGTTTTC of Canis lupus baileyi chromosome 27, mCanLup2.hap1, whole genome shotgun sequence contains these proteins:
- the LOC140619103 gene encoding uncharacterized protein isoform X7; its protein translation is MAGRFRKASCWGLLSFKDISMEFTWEEWQLLDSAQKYLYRDVILENYSHLVSLGYHGTKPDLIFKLEQGEEPWMINAKVSRQSYPEGWKEWYQKSQDEFENVERNYACGTFGKRHLSRIHVSSRQRIHKYNTHGKSLTQNSGSTKSCLRKNPDKFHGYEESYFLKHQRAHSIEKNCVCNECGKAFRCKSQLIVHLRIHTGERPYECTKCERAFSAKSNLNAHQRVHTGEKPYSCSDCGKVFSFRSQLIVHQEIHTGGKPYGCSECGKAYSWKSQLILHQRSHTGVKPYECGECGKAFSLKSPFVVHQRTHTGVKPHKCSECGKAFRSKSYLLVHIRMHTGEKPYQCSDCGKAFNMKTQLVVHQGIHTGNNPYQCSECGKAFGRKEQLTAHLRAHAGEKPYGCTECGKAFSSKSYLVIHRRTHTGERPYECSFCERAFCGKSQLIIHQRTHSTEKPYECSECEKAYPRKASLQIHQKTHSGEKPFKCGECGKAFTQKSSLSEHQRVHTGEKPWKCSECGKSFCWNSGLRIHRKTHK
- the LOC140619103 gene encoding uncharacterized protein isoform X9; translated protein: MAGRFRKASCWDISMEFTWEEWQLLDSAQKYLYRDVILENYSHLVSLGYHGTKPDLIFKLEQGEEPWMINAKVSRQSYPEGWKEWYQKSQDEFENVERNYACGTFGKRHLSRIHVSSRQRIHKYNTHGKSLTQNSGSTKSCLRKNPDKFHGYEESYFLKHQRAHSIEKNCVCNECGKAFRCKSQLIVHLRIHTGERPYECTKCERAFSAKSNLNAHQRVHTGEKPYSCSDCGKVFSFRSQLIVHQEIHTGGKPYGCSECGKAYSWKSQLILHQRSHTGVKPYECGECGKAFSLKSPFVVHQRTHTGVKPHKCSECGKAFRSKSYLLVHIRMHTGEKPYQCSDCGKAFNMKTQLVVHQGIHTGNNPYQCSECGKAFGRKEQLTAHLRAHAGEKPYGCTECGKAFSSKSYLVIHRRTHTGERPYECSFCERAFCGKSQLIIHQRTHSTEKPYECSECEKAYPRKASLQIHQKTHSGEKPFKCGECGKAFTQKSSLSEHQRVHTGEKPWKCSECGKSFCWNSGLRIHRKTHK
- the LOC140619103 gene encoding uncharacterized protein isoform X8, which produces MAGRFRKASCWGLLSFKDISMEFTWEEWQLLDSAQKYLYRDVILENYSHLVSLGYHGTKPDLIFKLEQGEEPWMINAKVSRQSYPGWKEWYQKSQDEFENVERNYACGTFGKRHLSRIHVSSRQRIHKYNTHGKSLTQNSGSTKSCLRKNPDKFHGYEESYFLKHQRAHSIEKNCVCNECGKAFRCKSQLIVHLRIHTGERPYECTKCERAFSAKSNLNAHQRVHTGEKPYSCSDCGKVFSFRSQLIVHQEIHTGGKPYGCSECGKAYSWKSQLILHQRSHTGVKPYECGECGKAFSLKSPFVVHQRTHTGVKPHKCSECGKAFRSKSYLLVHIRMHTGEKPYQCSDCGKAFNMKTQLVVHQGIHTGNNPYQCSECGKAFGRKEQLTAHLRAHAGEKPYGCTECGKAFSSKSYLVIHRRTHTGERPYECSFCERAFCGKSQLIIHQRTHSTEKPYECSECEKAYPRKASLQIHQKTHSGEKPFKCGECGKAFTQKSSLSEHQRVHTGEKPWKCSECGKSFCWNSGLRIHRKTHK
- the LOC140619103 gene encoding uncharacterized protein isoform X10 encodes the protein MAGRFRKASCWDISMEFTWEEWQLLDSAQKYLYRDVILENYSHLVSLGYHGTKPDLIFKLEQGEEPWMINAKVSRQSYPGWKEWYQKSQDEFENVERNYACGTFGKRHLSRIHVSSRQRIHKYNTHGKSLTQNSGSTKSCLRKNPDKFHGYEESYFLKHQRAHSIEKNCVCNECGKAFRCKSQLIVHLRIHTGERPYECTKCERAFSAKSNLNAHQRVHTGEKPYSCSDCGKVFSFRSQLIVHQEIHTGGKPYGCSECGKAYSWKSQLILHQRSHTGVKPYECGECGKAFSLKSPFVVHQRTHTGVKPHKCSECGKAFRSKSYLLVHIRMHTGEKPYQCSDCGKAFNMKTQLVVHQGIHTGNNPYQCSECGKAFGRKEQLTAHLRAHAGEKPYGCTECGKAFSSKSYLVIHRRTHTGERPYECSFCERAFCGKSQLIIHQRTHSTEKPYECSECEKAYPRKASLQIHQKTHSGEKPFKCGECGKAFTQKSSLSEHQRVHTGEKPWKCSECGKSFCWNSGLRIHRKTHK